Proteins encoded in a region of the Zea mays cultivar B73 chromosome 2, Zm-B73-REFERENCE-NAM-5.0, whole genome shotgun sequence genome:
- the LOC100193090 gene encoding integral membrane protein like protein isoform X1 has product MAPGSKAERKAALDAGAWMFNVVTSVGIIMVNKGLMATHGFSFATTLTGLHFAMTTLMTLVMKWLGYIQPSYLPLPELVKFAFFANLSIVGMNVSLMWNSVGFYQIAKLCIIPVLCILEIIFDKVRYSRDTKLSIVLVLIGVAVCTVTDVSVNSQGLLAAVIAVWSTALQQHYVHHLQWKYSLGSFNLLGHTAPAQAASLLIVGPFVDFWLTNKRVDAFNYTSIVTFFIVLSCIIAVGTNLSQFICIGRFTAVSFQVLGHMKTVLVLTLGFLFFGKEGLNFHVALGMLLAVIGMIWYGNASSKSGGKERQVYPTPSEKSQKHGALSSQSELDQKV; this is encoded by the exons ATGGCGCCAGGAAGCAAGGCGGAGCGGAAAGCAGCACTAGATGCTGGCGCATGGATGTTCAATGTCGTCACATCTGTTGGTATCATCATGGTCAACAAAGGCTTAATGGCGACTCATGGCTTTAGTTTTG CTACAACACTGACTGGACTTCATTTTGCAATGACAACCTTGATGACGTTAGTAATGAAATGGCTGGGATATATTCAGCCATCTTATTTACCATTACCAGAACTAGTAAAGTTTGCCTTTTTTGCAAACCTGTCGATCGTCGGAATGAACGTTAGTTTGATGTGGAACTCTGTTGGATTCTATCAG ATCGCGAAGTTGTGTATCATTCCAGTCTTATGCATTCTGGAAATCATATTCGACAAAGTTCGTTACTCAAGAGATACAAAGCTCAGTATAGTGCTTGTCCTCATAGGTGTTGCTGTGTGTACTGTGACTGATGTTAGCGTGAACTCTCAAGGGCTATTAGCTGCAGTAATAGCTGTTTGGAGCACAGCACTACAACAACAT TATGTTCACCATCTTCAATGGAAGTACTCGCTTGGCTCATTCAATCTCTTAGGCCATACTGCTCCAGCGCAGGCAGCATCATTGTTAATAGTGGGGCCTTTTGTGGACTTCTGGCTGACTAACAAAAGAGTTGATGCTTTTAACTACACATCAATAGTTACG TTCTTTATCGTGTTGTCGTGCATAATTGCCGTTGGGACGAATCTAAGCCAATTCATATGCATCGGAAGATTCACAGCCGTCTCGTTCCAAGTCCTAGGCCACATGAAGACAGTTCTGGTGTTGACCTTGGGGTTCCTTTTCTTTGGGAAAGAGGGGCTCAACTTCCATGTCGCCCTTGGCATGCTTCTGGCTGTGATCGGCATGATCTGGTACGGGAACGCGTCGTCGAAATCTGGAGGCAAAGAGCGGCAGGTCTACCCCACACCGAGCGAGAAGAGTCAGAAGCATGGGGCGCTGTCATCGCAGTCCGAGCTCGATCAAAAGGTCTAA